In Drosophila suzukii unplaced genomic scaffold, CBGP_Dsuzu_IsoJpt1.0 scf_10, whole genome shotgun sequence, the sequence GACGATTTTGGTTATAAGGAACGCTCATCACAACACCTTACATGGCGGTGTGCAACTAACTTTATCTACAATTCATCAAGTTTTATGGATCGTAACGGTAAACAGGCAGTAAAAAGGATTCTGCGACAGTGCGTAACCTGTTTCAAACACCGCCCGTCACCATCAAGCCAACTGATGGGAGATTTACCAGCGCACCGTGTCAATCCGCCCAAACGGGCGTTCGAAGCAACTGGAGTTGATTACACTAGTGCGATTGAGATAAAGTCTTCCAGATTCAGAGGTCACACTTGCTATAAAGCATTGCAGTTTTCATTTGCTTAGCGAGCAAAGCGATTCATTTGGAAGCAGACACGGGAATGGGTTTTTGTCAACATCTATACAGCGACTGTGGAACCAACTTTATCTCATCCGACAAGTCTCTAAAGCTGTGGAccaatgaattctataaaggAATTGAAAAGACAGTAGTTCCTGAACTTACTCGTCGAAACATTCAGTGGCATTTCAATCCTCCACATAGTCCAAACTTTGGAGGACTCTGGAAATCCAACGTAAAAGCTGTTAAAACCCATTTTTAAGGATCGTTTAATGTTATTCGAATGACGTACGAGCAGCTGTCTATCATTCTTGTCCAGATAGAAGCGTGCTTGAACTCTCGGCCATTATGCCCCTTAACGTCTGACTTAGATGACTTGCAAGCTCTCACCCttgcacattttttaatcggCGATTCGATGATGTCACTCCCTGAGCCTAGCCTTAAGGATTCTTCATTAAACACAGAGTTCCTGAATGGTCAAAGGATGTTTCGCCTCTTTTGGAGAAAATGGAGTGCAGATTGGCTATCTCATCTGCAGGCGCGCCCCAAGTGGCGCCACGAAACTGACAATCTTCAGCTGCCTAAGTAGCAAAAGGAAAGTCGCGTTTTTGCAGAGCTCCCGAAACAGTCGCTCAAAAAGTCTATAAAATCTAGAAACATTAAAAATTTCTATCGGACTATAAGCTGCCTGTGGTCTATGATCATTTAGCTTTCAAATCGTGCGTGTAATCTCCATACTTTTGTTTAAAAACACTTAAAACACATTTCTTTTGGTCGAAAGTGTAAAGATAAAAGAAAGGAAACATTCACACACATATACTGCAGTGCACAAAGACTGAAAACTACCGAAAACACACTCAAATCAATAACTTATACAATTACACAAATCACTCAAACTCAAAATTGATCAAAACAACAACAGTATGAGTGCATCAAAGCGACTAAGGAGTGAAAAGTCGAGTACCGAAATCAAGGTAGCTCGCACGTCGGTCACACAATTGCTGCAACAGATTGATGCAAAATTCACGAGTCAACGGAAGGAAATCAACATGGAACTGTTGCAACTGATCGACGATAAATTTGCGGAGCAAAGGGAGTCACTGGGTAGAGAGTATCGAGAGAGCGAGGCCCGCTTTCTCAACACTCTACAGGCTAAATTCGATGCAATGAACACCGAAATACACAACCTTACGAAACGAGTGCGAGAGCTGGAAACCGAGGCAAAAGAGGTGAATACACTGAAACAACAAGTGTGTGAACTGGATGCTCAACTGGCAGCAAAGTGCAATGCACAGGAGGTCGCGGATGTTGCATGCAACCTGCGCTGGCATGGTGTACCGCACGTCGAGGGCGAAAATTTAAACACCCTATTCAATCGACTTTGTTTCTCACTACACCTGACCCCTCCTCCGCGAGTTAGGTCTATTTTTCGAGTCCGACCGCGCCAAAGAAACTCACTTGTTGAcccaataataataataaaaatggatCACGTGCGCGAAAAAGCTGTGCTGCTGCGGGCGATTGGAGTGCACCGACAAACAACCAAATCGCAGCTGAGCTTACAGCTGATCGGTTTTGACTCGCCGGCATTTATATACTTAAATGAACAATTAACGAAAACAAATTACGAAATTTTTAAGCATGCCATGCGcctcaaaaaacaaaagcgcGTAGCGGCCGTCTTTACTCGCCGTGGAGACGTTTTTGTTAAGCCTATAGACGGAGGAGAGGCTTACTACGTGCAAAGCACCAATGAGCTTTCTGATCTGAGTAGTGATGTGGGCGAAATCAACTCAAGCAGAGATGCCGCTTTAGAGAATAATTCATTTCAATAGCCTCTTAAATGACCATCAATCTGGATTTAGAAAAAATCGTAGCTGCACTTCAGCCATCTTAAAAATAACCGAAGATATAAGTCAACAGACGGACAACTCGTATGTCACCTTCTTACTTTTGCTGGACTACAGCAAAGCGTTCGACACAGTAAATCATGATATCCTGTGCTCAAAActcaaaaatttgtatttcttctCCAATACTGCCGTCAAACTTTTGTGTTCGTATCTTAAAAATCGTCGTCAATATGTTGTATCgtcaaatatttgttcttcGTTTGCCTATCTGAAGCGTGGTGTACCCCAGGGTTCGGTTCTTGGACCACTATTattcacactttatataaatgatcttccttctgtGCTGTCGaaatgtaatgtccatttatatgctgatgatgttcagATGTATGTTAGTCGTCCCTTAAACAGAATTAGTGAGTGTTTAGATATTTGTAGAATGGAGCTTGGAAGAGTAAATGAATGGGCAAAAGACAACGGTCTAGCCATCAATCCATTGAAATCAAAGTgcttaatcatttttaagaagaaattataCAATATTGAACTGTTCCCCTTGATGATTAACAAAACACCAATTGAGTACGTGGAAACCGCCAATAATTTGGGTATCACATTTAACAGAACCTTGAACTGGAATGACCACGTAAACAAAGCTGTAGGCAAAACATACGGACTAATAAGATCCTTGTCACTAGTTAAATGTTCCTTACCTGTTAGTGTGCGTCTTCTAATTGCCAAGTCTTGTATAATACCCACACTCTTTTATGGTCTagagatctatgcaaattgtgATGTAGCAAGTCAACATAAGCTGAAAATAGCATACAACAGTATTgcgcgttttatatttaatttgcatagatctgaCCATGTAACTCAATTTTCTTACAAGATATTTGATATAAGCTTGGCAGATTATATGAAAAGTAGAAcaataatctttttacacaAAGTTATATACACCAGGGAGCCATCGtacttatttgaaaaattacaattctcCAGATCTACAAGAACAAAGAATATTATCTGCATCCGACACAGGTTTCTGCTTTCAAATAGACAATTTTTTATGAATGCGATTAGAACGTGGAACGAGCTTCCCAACTACATAAAAGAAACTAGGAGCGCAACACTATTTAAGACAAAACTTCTCTCACACCTAAAAAATAGCAGTTCTAGTCTACTATTAGGTATATTATCCTATTTTAACATTGCGACTTATCCCCAAAACCTTTTCcttagttttttaatttcgatttaactTCATTTCTATTTATCTAAATGTTCAACAATAAATGTAACAATGTATGTCATTATATTTAAGAACCAATTTTgtccaaatttaaatatgtttaccagttgtgactagcgctgtaatttataagttttaaaacttgtagcgttaggaagcctaaaacaataaataataaataataataataataacgaCATGATCATTATCAATGATGATCGAACTGGTCCTTCTGACTGGAAATTAGGGCGAATCATCGACTTACATCCTGGGGCCGATGGGCTCGTTCGAGCAGCTACAATTAAGACCTCAACGGGTATTTACAAGAGGTCTGTGTCAAAGATTTGTCGCTTACCCTTGCCAAGATTTACTGAAGAGTCTAGCCCAAGTACACAACCCATGCACCTTTGAATATACCCGCATTCACTCCATAACACACTTCAACCTTATCAGAGTTAAGCATGGTCTAAGGCTTTGAATACTGGGTCCAGTATTGGGGGCGGCATGAACGGGTGTTTCTGTCGATTaggagaagctggacagctgttttctggcgactctgaggagcagtggacaacagcagttttaacagcgaatgttagatttctgctgctaatgttagcagcacgacactacgaagaagacataaggagaagctggtcgcgtttataaccgagcttttatatttcctaatttgtaaatcaaaagTTAGCAAtaagtcaaagattgaaagtatacaaatgaatacatctggtgaagttcaacatatttctgagtttttattacaaagtgtgtgaaagacccccagagtagacttctgctcaactttgacgatcgggtgcgaatcgtcacaacaGGTCCAATGTTATTATTAGATATTAAATATTGAATTATTGAATTAACGCGGTTAGACTTAATACAATATTTAAGAACATTAATGAAGTAACGGCTGTGTTATGCAAGTTGCAGGTGGATTAAGATTCCGCAAAAATTATAGATTTCACTATTTCTCCCCTTTTTATTTTACCAAAAACAGGGAACAAACAAATTTAATCaattttatacaaaaataGATTGAATCATAATTAACCActgtttaaacaaattatttttcaaagaaaatgtgttaatgaaaaatatattttataatattactTTCTAGCCAAGTACTAGCGCCGCTGCACCAGCGACTGCCAAGTCCTTCGCAACTTCCTTATCAATTTGTTTCTTAATGTATTCCTGAAATGCAAGTTTTTAAAttatcatttaaatttttaaactcATTTACATATCGACCATCGAAAAACAGAGTGACATAAAccaaaaaacagaaataaaacaaacacGGGTGTGCTATTATTTTTGCCTCTAAAATGTAAATAGAATGATGCTTAATTACAGTcctgcagagggtataatgatttcagtcagaagtttgcaacgcagtgaaggacacgtttcttgatcagcatcactagatctagccatgtccgtctgtccgtttctatgaaactagtctctcagctATCGGGATGAAACCTTCCAAAAAGTTTTATTTCTATTGCAAGTGGCAAGTGGcgactttatcatatagctgttATATTTCATTTTCGGTGAACATAATCggttataaattaaaatgggACATTACCTTAATGTTTCTGTAATTAGTTttaagttttctaaaaatcgaACAGCCCTATACCTACAACGCTCGCACGTGAACGACAAGGGTATAGAAACTTCGGCTCGATCCGACTTATTAACTACGTGCaatagaaataagacttttgggaagatagctttaaaactgacagactagtttgcgtacaTACGGACGATTTTGTGATGTTTGTTGGCGTACCCTtcttttaggtcaatcgataagtTAGTGATAAAACCAATAcgtaaaaaaattttttcttaaaaatatatttttcacattaagccaagaaaggaagttaacttcagcaagccgaagtttgtatacccttggagttataattattaattttaattcaaCATTCTTAAAAGTAGAAAAAGtgttattcccaatagtataaaataatatgtcaaaacACACCGAAGCTATGATTTGTTTCATACTATTTTTCCcacaaattttccgatcgttcctttggctgctatatgataaagtcgtccgattttgataaaattaaattcgaaattcagaactaattaaaaaatgttatttccaagcgtaggagtttatatgttaaaaaacaccagagatataatttcttaaacatttttttccgataattcctatgggagctataagctatagttgtccgatacggctggttccgactcatatactacctgcaaaaaaaagttttagcCCTATAGCTATAAAACTGAAAACTACTTTGCCTAGAAACgaacggacagacgaacatggctagatcgactcgtctagtgatgctgaacaagaatatatatactttatggggtcggaaacgtctccttcactgcgttgcaaacttctgactgaaatcattataccctctgcaagggtataaaaaggtgCCACAGTTTCAAGCGGGCGTTGCACATTTGTGTAACAAACTTTCGATGCTTACgaagctcttatagttttcgagatcacATCGTCCACATGGACAAACGGACAGGGATAAATCGACTCGactggtgatcctgatcaagaatatattatAGTTCTGGAGTCGGCTCGAGGTGGCATGTCAGAAGGCAAAAACACTGTGACGCTGTCGACGTCACAGAGTCGGAATTCGGCATTTTCGTTATTGTCTCTTCTTGCTAATACGCCTTAGAAAGTATAAAAGCCTTTACTTCGATCACTCTTTCGGCGTTAACCGACGGGAAACAAGAGCTTTTTAATAAGTTCGTCGGAAATTTAACGTTTACAAATGCGTTTACAAGTTTAAGTCAGGGGTTTGGCAAGGCGAccaaataaattcaaaataaataagtttaatataAACCATAAAGAAAGAGAGAAATAGATGACCAAGGATTTATCTCTAAGCCAGTCAGAGTTCTTTGGAGAGtggctctcggctcaaagatGTCCATAAATTGGGATAGTGCCCccaaataatgtgtcatataacttgcGTCATCAGTTGTTAGTACACACGTCCTCAAATTAATCAGAATTCcggttttttatattttttgtctAGCTGTTTAAACTGCCGGTTGACTTTCCCTTTTTTGGGGTCCTATTTTATAATTacatattaaataattttaacatTTGGGCCTTTTATTGAATTACCGCGGTTAAActtaatacaatttttaagaatattaaTGAAGTA encodes:
- the LOC139354593 gene encoding uncharacterized protein — encoded protein: MSASKRLRSEKSSTEIKVARTSVTQLLQQIDAKFTSQRKEINMELLQLIDDKFAEQRESLGREYRESEARFLNTLQAKFDAMNTEIHNLTKRVRELETEAKEVNTLKQQVCELDAQLAAKCNAQEVADVACNLRWHGVPHVEGENLNTLFNRLCFSLHLTPPPRVRSIFRVRPRQRNSLVDPIIIIKMDHVREKAVLLRAIGVHRQTTKSQLSLQLIGFDSPAFIYLNEQLTKTNYEIFKHAMRLKKQKRVAAVFTRRGDVFVKPIDGGEAYYVQSTNELSDLSSDVGEINSSRDAALENNSFQ